The sequence TGCTACTgtaatttatgttttcttttcaacaTGCTTTTTCCCTTTGTAATTAACTTTGCTTAATTTCTTTACAAAAGATTTGCgtcacatatatatatatatatccatttCAAGACTTCCTAAAAGTATTCTCCTTTGGCTAAAAAGGTTTCCTCCACTTGTATACATTTTCAGTTATCCGAAAGATCATCACAGCTTTCCTTCTTCCCCCTtgttcatcttcatcttcactGCTCTGCGCTTTGCTTTATCAAAATTCATGTACATGCATGTGTCTTACAAATTGGAAGCAAAGAAACACAACTTTCAGTGTTAATTCAACATCTGAGAGCTTCCCATGCATGGTATATACAAATTGAAGTGGACGATAGGGACAACCGACATGCTTTAGCTCAGATGCTAACTTTATATTCCATAAAGATATATtgacttaattaaattaaccaTGCATGGAGGTCGAAAAGGAGAATTTATCAAATAGGTGTAAATATGACATCAAAAGTGAAGTTGGaagggtttttttttattttacgtTTATACATTTCATTCTATCCTTTTCATTATCCCTCACAATACTAAAACAGGCATTACTAACTTCCAAGCTAAGTTTTTGCCCCtctgtatatataaaattgagaaaaaagatTGGGTCACTAAAGTGAAGGCAGTAGCACCAGCATGCATGGACTTCTTTGAACCGTCAGGGAAAATTTGCTCACATGCTTGCTATTTTTACCTGTCGCCTGTTtctaattaactaaaataacctcTTATGATTTTTCTAAGCGGTGgaaacttatttttctatcatcagaattaaaattaatataatataatgatttcattaatgtacttaattttgaaaatcgaataagaaaatcaaaagcaaaacaaaagaaaattgatatcAATTGAGAATCAGCCATATATCCCTAAACATCTCCCtgaatgaaattaaaaataaaagagctgTGGTAGCATTAATTAAGCCCACGATACagaattatcattaaatatctatttttagaatattttattttaatccttaaatactaattaaacATATGTTTATTACTTCGAGTTAATTccttttgaaagaaatgaattATCTACTAAAACCCATTAAAGGGGCATACTGTAGTAATTATAGTAATAagatagatttttttaaactaGGATCaggattttaaaaaatttgcagttgataaataatgatattattattatgtttttgtcagcaatgttattatttgtcttattatattatattttaaaatgttaaattatatattataaatttcttaaagaaaaagagaagaataaTTACTCCAGTTTAAGCTACAGCCATTTTTGACTTAATCAAATTGAAGCTATTTTTATCTTATCAAAGCGATCCAAGcggaaagagaaagaaaggccCCCAAGCAAAATATAGTGGCAAGTTGCCTATTGTCTAAAAGAGTGTCAGGACCCAACAGTAAGGGCCTGCCCCATATTTCCTAAATCACGAACCAGAATCCTGGTGATATTTCTTTTGCCTCCTTAAAAGGTACCACAATGCACATGCATTCgcaaaaataaacttataattaaggcatcaaagaatataataaatccAGTTCTTATAAGGATAATATCATTGCTGAATTCATATACAAACCAAAACAATGCAATAAGGTAATTAACTTTTCCGACGAGTCGGATTTCAAATCTTGACTTTCTTGTGAAAGTGTTGATATTCTCTTCACTATTGCAGATTGATtgaaataatacaaatattatatttcttctttgtttaGGGGAATtgtgatattataaaatttggcATTGTAGTTAAGGTTTATTACTACTTACCCTAACGCATTTAAATTTTGTGTTGTTGGTCTAACTACAAAGCCCATATAAAAGTAGtctaatatattcttttacaataaaagttgcgattttttgaaatataaaacatatttcTGTGCACTGTTGAAGAATAAGCtacttataatttcttttattatttatttttctatataattcttcttcttctttctttttattttttccgtATGATATTGATAAGACTCCACTAATTGATGCTTTCCAAACTAAATAGTCAGGATAAATGGATAATTAAGTTTGACAAAGGTCTGATACAATTTGCGTAAAGTGTTGCATTATTTGAAGAAGTGAAGTCGTAAAAGCTGAAGGTTCATGCAATAaccacacacacacacaaaaaaaaaaggtgttTGATATAAAAAGGGTGGGGTGAGTCAAAAATGGAGGGATGAGTCATAAGTCTCGTGGTTACTCAGTTTGAGCCTGTGAAAAACGACATGTCTAGTCAAGCCTTTATTTATGTACATTATTCTGTCTTATTTGTCATgtgaattgaaacaaaaatgtTATTCCCTTTTTTACATATGCATCCACATAAGCACATGGTTCTCTCCTCAAGGTTTGacaatagtatttaatttctcTTCATAATTGGCATTTCTACTCTGCgagatttgaatttgaatgactAGGGCAATTCATCTGGAACAGGTGAAGTAGTGAAGCAAGGAAAAAACTTGAAATAGTAGATTGCATGGTGCCCTTTCACCTGGGGaccatatatatacacatattagttatatattcTCACTGCAAAATTGGGTGTTGAGGTAGTGGCCATGCTTCTCAAGCTTGCAGCATTGCACGTTCCTCTTGTTTCAAGGACAAATGCGCAGAGAAACTCCAAATGGGCGTCAATTGAAAGTTTCCATGTGCGGCTGAGGTGGATAATAATCTTGGCTGATGTTTACGTGTTATGGGTATTATTTCCATCTTATAGCTACgcaaaaatcaattattacCGGCAACAGAGATATGATATCTATCTAAAAATTATGCGGGAAAAAACAGCGTAATATGTGGCTAAGCTGATGGTATTGTGTCCTTATCACAGAACAGTAATGTGCATGTGCAGTAGCTAGCATCAGCTAACATGGGATGTTCCTAACAAAATGtcaattaaaagaagaaaagaaatttgggGATCTTGATATGGTTTTGAAGCATGCCttgattaatttcttcttttgatcgAAGGCTGTAGGTATGAGATGTAATACgtatatattatcaaataaaatatatgctaAATTTGTCAACTATAAACATCTCAATCGATACCAAACTCCTGTTGGATTTTCATACTCACGGGGTTAGGTTTTTGTTAGTGTAGCTGCCTTTCTTGTGGGGACTCTTTGAAGGGATAAGTCTTCAAGACCAAAATGGGTATGCGTATGCCCAGCAATGCCACTAGGATTTGTCATTTAAGTAGAATCTACAATTTGCCGCCTTTCGGGTTGAAAAACAAGTTCCCTTTCATTCAAGGAAAACCCCTTTCATCACAACCATCGGGGCAACAGGTTATGAGAAATgagtaatttttctaaaatgatTCTGCCGTTTAAATTTCAAGttgtaataaagaaattcTGATAAAGTCaattttagagagagaatGATAAACTATATGAGGGGATCGGAATATGCCATGGAACAAGAGTGAGAAATGAGATGTGGATTGCACCTGTATATGTTTAATCATACACTTATAATTGCTATATGTTGGGAGATAACAAGTCATTAGGAGCATCACTGTCCACACCCCCATAATACTCTTagaattgtttttattatccAACACAtcaatcttttaatattttattttaagaattaattattttacatatttgctcctttattttatatgaatatgCAGAATGCCGAGTGGCAGTATGACATCAAACACATGCAAAGAGACAAAACATTAAGAGATTGAAAATAAGTAGAGAACTTCATTTTATTGGCACCAAATGCGGTGGttacataatataaattcGAAACCAACAAATGAATCCCCATCCCCTCCCTTTTTACTAACactaattaaaaagaattagtaTCTAATCTCTATAACATTTATATatcgaaataaaaatattataaaattcgTAGCTTAGTAGGCTGTCTTCATGCATTTTGCACCACGATCCCCGCTACTACCACTCTTTTGTATGTTTTCGGTATATATCCGtaaagcaaaaaaagaaaaacggaaagaaaatttaattggaaaaagCAGTTGGTGTGGTGGCTTGCAACTGACTGGTGAGCTTTTTCTATCATGACTCACTACCACGTAACTGGGGCCCGACGTCTTGGGTCACATGGCCCATCCATGAAACAAAGAGCATACTAACAAAATAGACTTGTAGGGTCTACCGGCGAAACGACACTCCCCCTTTGGGCCAAATATTAGATGGACGTTTTCCCATTTAACGTTTGCCAGGCCTACCGTTCCCCAACCCGTTACACCGTATCTAATGTTTCTAGCTACAAAGGAAATAGTGGCTCAGAAGAAGTGCCTCAACTGCCAAATAGCTACTGTAATGCTGACTATACCGGTAATGCTACGTGATTCGAACACGTGGGCAATGGACGGTGATGACCCACTTTGATCCAATGCACCTTCATACACCATAGCGCTGTTGATCAGAGAATTGCCTGTGCCTGTATTTGATGCTTCTGTGTTCTTCCCTTGTGATGCCTTTTGGCTGCAAAACCAATACCTAGCCGTTAGCTTCTGTAATACATTAAAAGCATTGTCTATTACCAAAAATACAATAAACGTGTCTCATAGTGATTGGCTTTAAAATAAGCTGCCGGAAGCTTCAAAAGATGTGCATTTATATAGGGATTCGGGAATGGTGAATAGGCTTCTGTGCCTTTGTCTCAGATACAATCCCCCTGCTTTGCCGACCGCATGTGCCGTAAACTCTGTAGCCTATGTGCCatcgttattattataatattaaaccAACTGGCATTCTGAAATGACTGTAATGGCCCTGTGGGAATAGTTTCAGAAACGGTGACGCTAGCACCAGGCCAAGTCCCTACTAAAGAATTGGCTAAAACGATGTCGGCGTAGTGAAGAAGTGACTTTGTGATCACGAATCACGCCACATTTTACTACGCCTCGTAAACGTAAGCATCAGGCTCTGACACCAACTAATCAGATATATTATGCTTTGTCTGGCAGCAACGGTAAAAACTTTATTTGGtcctattattattatcaatattatggaacaaaattaacccaacgTTCATTTCTACCGGCTTTCTCTTTTGGTCATTTTCTAACGGACAAAATTATCCATTAAcgttaaaaagtaaaaaagtaaaaaaaagaaaaagatattacCTGGTGTTTGGGGTTGGGCAGAAGGTGATAGTGTAGTCCGCGGATGCACAAGTGAAAGTACTCGTCTTATCATCATAAGCGTAGCTGTAAGCACGTGGACACGCGTTCTTAAAGATCTCAGAGTAAGACGACGGTTTACAAGTATCAGGTGTGGCAAACGCGCCATTGCAACAGTATTGCGGTTGCCTGAAAGCTTCACAGGCGCTTTTGCAGGCAACACCCGCACCCTCAGTACTAGTAACCTTAAGTTCTGAAGGACACGCGCCGTTCAAATCCACAACACAGCCAGTGCTTGAGCAGTTCTGACCAGAACCGCCTTGAGGCACTACAAGCAAAGGAAGGTTATAACCGTCCACAAGACTAACATCAAAGTAATCCATGCCACCATAACCGTCGAGCTTGAATTCCGCCAGCGTGGCAGGAGGAGCAGCGCCACTTCCAGAACATTCTAGCTTACCGGAGCCGCAATCACCTGTTAAGCAAGAGAATTTTCCGGCGGCGTCTTGCGTGCAATATGTGCGGCCCCACATACGGCCTCCCCATGATGCAGGTGCTGTAATGGTCTTTGTTTCGCCTTTTTGAAGGGCGAAACCGGTAGTTGAAAGCGCCGGGGCGTCAGCGTTTGAGAGAATGCCGGGCCATACTGTGTAGTCACATTTATTTGTTATCGTAAAGGACGTTGAAACAACTCctataacaaaaaaagaagagataaGCAGTTAGTTAAGTTAATTTGGCGCTCAACAATATATACAATTATAGTGCACAGTTAATTGCAGGATTAATTGTCAGTAGTACctgaaatgaaagaagaagCAATAAAGAGAGAGCATAGAGGGATCAATAATGTTAATTGAGtcattgaagaagaagaagaagaagaagaagaagaagaagaatagtgTTGAGGATTGTTGAAGCTAATTAACAAAGCTCAAGCTTTTgttatttatcttcttttacTTGGTATCGTGCAAGTGAAAATGGGGAGGGAGGGTGTGAGATTTTGGAAAGCAGGGGACGGAGTGGTATTTATAGAGGGCAAAGTGAGAAGGCGCTATTCGCTTGTTAAGGGGCCCACAGAAATATTGCTCATTGCCATTTACTTCCCTTTTTTTGGTTAATATTTAGTGAAAGAAAAACTGCCGTTTAGGATCAGAGTTAATTTCCTATGTTTTGAGAAGTAGTAATAAATTGGAAGTGTGTCGACCTTTCTTGTATAGTTGTTCAAATCAAAACATATAACTGATTAATTTTCCTAATTTCTTTGCGCAATTAGATCTTTTAAAAGAGTTATACTTAATTAGTGATTTTTTGCATTGAGGTGCAcgaatttcatatttaatttaagaataaatcaaatatatggAAACCTTTTGGTGCAAAATGAAGATTTCTATCATTCTGGGGAAAGTTTGACCACCCAAGTAATATTACAAAATCCTCTATCCAGCTGGCCACTATTCATcctttttagatatatgatagttgctttattatttgtaatatcttttaagaaattgatttatattatgtaatttaataCGAATATTGaccctttttttattattattaatgtaaaCACATGAATCTTTATATAATCCCAACTcactattattttatgaaaaaagaaaggtattCGGATAATGGTTGAATAGTACCaaataaatcattttcatattGCTAAAGAGGAAGCAAGGAATTTTATATAACGAACTCTTCCaaattataaatgaaatttcTAAAGTGTAAGTAGCTATTCGAATGGATGCTTAAATGCCGAGTTGATGTCGTGGCTGAGGTTCTCAATTAATAACATGAAATGTTGCTCGCGGACCCCTCAGCAGATCTCATAGATTCAGTTGgtataaatcataaattgGGTAACAATGATAGCAACATAACATAAAGCTTGAATACCTCCTCATCAACAGCAGAGGTTTTCCTCCATAGCCATTCCTCGACAATCCTTTTTCGTAATGCTGTTATTAGTGGCATTTTAACTAACAGCCTTCCCCATTGAGCTACAGCCTATTGGAATGACGATTCAAATTGTTTCTGATTTGACTTTCGTCAGTAATAAAAGGTTATTCAGTGACTCATCTAATTATTCTTGTCTTACTTATTACGGGTACGATTTTGAACgattttatgtatattgaAGACAAAAATAGGATACAGATAAACCCATACATATTTGTTAGTGCAAATGCTCAAAGAAGCTATCTTTCTTTGTGTTCGGGACTTGATGTTTATCATGAAATCTTAATCAAGATTCCTTAATAATACTCTATGAAGATTAATTATGATGAGCATTTGTATATGGAAAATGATTAGCATGTGTCGTAATGTATAATCCGtttgtaattataaataaaataaaaaaaaaaaaagaactacaGCAATGTGAATGAAAGATGAATGACTgcaaaacaaaatgaaaaatgaaaaataatgataatggaATGTTCAAAGAACCCCTTCTGTCTGCCATTAATTATAGAAAGATAAAAGGAAATTCTAGTGGGAGCAATAACTTTCCCAATTGaccacaaaataaaaaatgtttatAACAATATAAACATTCACAATGaacatagaaatttgtaataatttagTGCATTTTTCTAgtacaaattataaaataaagttgatTCTCTAATGAAGATtagataaaacaaataatatttttaacttgaGAGTTTGAAATTGCTCAAACAAGAAGCTTGTTCGGGACCGGACCTACAGAACCTCAAATGGGGACAAAAACAAGGTCAGGTCAAGTGCGGCTTGCAGTTTTTGCTTAATATTTTTcacttaaatatttatgtaatggAAGAGTCATCTTTGGTTAACTTTTGCGTATATAGCCCacgtttttctttcaaatcctACAAGGTCAAAACCTTGTAATGAAAATTCTTCGAGTCAGATGACCAATCCATAAATTTTTAGTAACTCATTAATTGGCCTGACAAATGCAATTTTCTGTATATTAATTCCTTCAAGGCTGGACAGTTTAAAAGTTGTCTTCAACTTCCAACTGTTTCAACATTCTCATGTTTTTGTTGAACCGCCTGTAGTTTGGTATCTATCGCTGCATCTTTCTTTCAAAGGGTTAGGAGTAATTAACTGTTGTTCCCAGAATTTGGTCTTACCAAAAAGCAACTGCTCGTTCATTAATTCTTGAAAATATCTTATAGAATCCATTCGATGTTGAAAATATCTCCAGCATGTTTACACATCCACAAGTTTCATACTAAACCATGCTAAAAAAGTACAAGTTGGTTTTGAAGATTTTATTTCATGTTAGAAATTAAGCCACCAGCTTAGACCAGACAGACCGGTTTAATTGGTGTACATGTTAGCAACCTTAGCACGCTAACTCTAAACAGATTCATACATGGTGGTGGTCAGCTAGGTAAGGCTGCACTCAATTGGCCTagtaaaattgatatttaaagcTACTGAATGGCGGCAGTTAGACCCGTCAAACCGAAAGGTAAAATCAGTCCAATTAAAGATGATTCGAGTCTGACTAGGTTAGTTGTTTTTTGTAAAATCTCAGTTGATTAATTGGGTGGGTCAGATAACAAGTTTAAGAACTTATTACGTTTGTTATAGACAGCCAATTAAGTGACTGAGATGTACAAGGGAGATagagatatatatacatttatttagtaatttttccAATACTCTCTACATCCAAATCCAAAAGGGTGTTTCTCTTTTCTTGACAAAGTAGTTTCTTCCCGTAATCGATTAACATTAGCTTCTACCCATGAGCAAAAGTTCCTGTAAGCGCATGAATCTATTACTCTGTTTAAATTAAGGCTGTTCTTCTGTCATTTTCACTTCCAGATTTTCGAAGACATGAATATCTTATGGAAAGCAAAGACTAGAAGGCGTCTGTCAATTGTCACTCACTTTCAAACTAGCCCTTAGGAAGAGACCAGGAATCAGTAAAATCCTACCAGGAGACAGGAAATGGCATTCAATATAAAACTAAAGGAGTCTGTTGAACACCAACTGTGCAGTCGGCTGCAAACTCAGTAGTCAAAAATTGCAGGGGTTTATCCTCCAACAGAAATTAAGACGTCAATGTACTAAAACAAACCACTGAGATTTGAAAGCCTCCGGTGTTAATTATGAGTTTGATGTTTAAACACTTCATTCAATGAACCCAAACAAATAAAACGCGTATAGAAGAAAGTCTATTTATGTGATATTACTGGTAGTTAAGTGCCAGCCGCTATTGTAGTAGCATTTACAATTTGTACTGTTGATAGTTCATCAGGAAAAGGAAATGGATAAAAGGagataaaagattttaaatttaagaagtACCAGAAACCTGAAATAATTGAAACCGTTCTGAAGTTTggtgaaaaaggaaaagctgaagctaaaaaaagaaatgaaaatccTTTAGGATAAGGCAAGCAAACAAGTAAATACGCAGTGGGTAGCACAGTTAATTCAATCCTACCATCTTAATTTCTCAGCTTATGACTTTGTCCCCACCAAAGAAGCAGCGATTAAATGTGTAGTTGTATTACTACCAAAATTCTATTCTTCTTTCTAATTCTATCTAATTAAACGTTACCAATTCTCCCGTGTTTGAATTGGAAACAGTTAGGAGGCAAGAAATATCCGCAAAGCTCTAAATATTAATAGCTCTGACTCAGTTTTGGGACCAGAATACGATATTGCCTTGAGCAATGGCGCTTTTATTCATAATCAAGAAAAAGTATTCACAGCTGGCAGACTAAAATACAGTCTTACTTTGGGTGAATCATTGATGAGCAAATTGTGATTCAGCTTCAATAAGTAAAGCTATTTTGTTCGATCGCCAAATGAATGAGTGGAAGGCCTAAATTCCCAGCTTATGGGAGGGAATGATTGGAAGCAAAATTTTCTTTGTGAACAAACAAGTTGATCGCTGAAAATGTTGAAATTTAGATGCTAAAATTCAAGAGACGAGTTTCAAACTTAGAAGCAAG is a genomic window of Ricinus communis isolate WT05 ecotype wild-type chromosome 2, ASM1957865v1, whole genome shotgun sequence containing:
- the LOC8274675 gene encoding thaumatin-like protein 1b, which produces MTQLTLLIPLCSLFIASSFISGVVSTSFTITNKCDYTVWPGILSNADAPALSTTGFALQKGETKTITAPASWGGRMWGRTYCTQDAAGKFSCLTGDCGSGKLECSGSGAAPPATLAEFKLDGYGGMDYFDVSLVDGYNLPLLVVPQGGSGQNCSSTGCVVDLNGACPSELKVTSTEGAGVACKSACEAFRQPQYCCNGAFATPDTCKPSSYSEIFKNACPRAYSYAYDDKTSTFTCASADYTITFCPTPNTSQKASQGKNTEASNTGTGNSLINSAMVYEGALDQSGSSPSIAHVFESRSITGIVSITVAIWQLRHFF